One segment of Heterodontus francisci isolate sHetFra1 chromosome 28, sHetFra1.hap1, whole genome shotgun sequence DNA contains the following:
- the LOC137345292 gene encoding probable G-protein coupled receptor 139 codes for MRYPVIFQIERIYYPALAAIGVTVNLVAIVILNRGNCGLSKCITRYLVAMSTADLLLVIINIILNRINNIYFPVNFLFITPVCAVRVVLLHAALDCSVWFTVAFTFDRFVAICCQKLKSRYCTKKTAAVVILTVSIVSCLRCIPWYFVFVPLIVIHNVPWFCIGAPNYYTSLFWTAYEWIDSIITPLLPFVFILVFNALTVRNIITANRLRRGLRGHGNGQNHIDPELENRRKSIILLFALSANFILLWITYVVHSLNWKVRNYNYIDKNLSDPIYVAQQFGYMLRLLSSCTNTCIYALTQNNFREELKNGVKYPFILIVKLFK; via the exons ATGAGATACCCGGTTATCtttcagatagaacgcatttactACCCTGCTCTTGCAGCTATTGGCGTTACTG ttaacttagtggcgATCGTGATCCTGAACAGAGGGAATTGCggcctgtcaaaatgcatcacccgcTATCTGGTTGCAATGTCAACAGCAGATCTACTGCTCGTCATCATTAACATCATACTGAATCGAATTAATAATATTTATTTCCCAGTTAATTTCTTGTTTATCACTCCTGTGTGTGCGGTGAGAGTTGTCTTGCTTCATGCAGCCCTGGACTGTTCAGTCTGGTTCACAGTGGCTTTCACATTCGATCggtttgtagccatttgttgtcaaaagctaaaatcaagatattgcaccaagaaaactgcggctgttgTTATACTAACCGTGAGTATTGTCAGCTGCTTGAGGTGCATTCCCTGGTACTTTGTATTTGTTCCTTTAATTGTTATTCACAACGTACCATGGTTTTGCATCGGAGCCCCAAACTATTATACCTCACTCTTTTGGACCGCATACGAGTGGATTGACAGTATTATAACACCACTGCTTCCATTTGTTTTCATTTTGGTGTTCAATGCATTGACTGTCAGAAACATTATAACAGCCAATCGACTCCGGAGAGGGCTCCGGGGCCATGGCAATGGGCAGAACCATATTGATCCAGAAttggagaaccgaaggaaatccattattttgctTTTTGCCTTGTCTGCCAATTTCATACTGCTGTGGATTACATATGTTGTACATTCTTTAAACTGGAAGGTTAGAAACTACAATTATATAGATAAAAATCTTAGCGATCCAATATATGTTGCTCAGCAATTTGGATATATGCTGCGGCTTCTGAGTTCGTGTACCAACACCTGCATTTATGCACTAACTCAGAATAATTTCAGGGAGGAgttaaagaatggggtgaaatatccattTATTCTAATTGTTAAATTATTTAAATAG